A stretch of the Filimonas lacunae genome encodes the following:
- a CDS encoding SMI1/KNR4 family protein: MNTMVKRGFALLQTREPGDVPDIHDIEKNAGVKLPPLYKTFITCFKTGEYAIQKEQRITADKKTLLEFTWYNSEHPVFTDNDIRFDFFNNIEYEIEYNQNCLVIGTCHKYYQLLLSIEGEAADQLFLHIDEATPLVPLHMNIFQFVQTLVLIPIEEKYIAGMKYSQLYKKWGNEYWQTEE; this comes from the coding sequence ATGAATACAATGGTAAAAAGAGGATTTGCATTATTGCAAACCAGAGAGCCTGGCGACGTTCCGGACATTCACGATATAGAAAAAAATGCGGGGGTAAAATTACCCCCGCTTTATAAAACATTTATTACCTGCTTTAAAACAGGAGAGTACGCTATACAGAAAGAACAGCGTATTACTGCTGACAAAAAGACGTTACTGGAATTTACCTGGTATAACAGTGAACATCCTGTATTTACCGACAATGATATTCGTTTTGATTTCTTTAATAATATTGAATATGAAATAGAATACAACCAGAATTGTTTGGTAATAGGCACCTGCCATAAATACTACCAGTTACTCCTGAGCATAGAAGGAGAAGCGGCAGATCAGCTGTTTTTACACATCGATGAAGCTACACCTCTTGTTCCCTTGCATATGAATATATTTCAGTTTGTGCAAACATTGGTACTAATACCTATAGAAGAAAAATATATAGCAGGCATGAAATACAGCCAGCTATATAAAAAGTGGGGCAACGAGTATTGGCAAACGGAAGAATAA
- a CDS encoding LLM class flavin-dependent oxidoreductase, producing the protein METNEKRKIAWSVLDLATVLEGKTAADSFANSLALAKHAESLDYTRFWLAEHHNMIGVASSATSILIGHIAGGTQTIRVGSGGIMLPNHAPLVVAEQFGTLASLYPGRIDLGLGRAPGTDQLTARALRGENFHAQHNFPADIQKLQRFFSAENSTASVRAIPGEGLDIPIWILGSSTDSALLAAAMGLPYAFASHFAPTYFMQAIELYRKNFQPSQWLQQPYVISCVNVVAADTDAEAERLTTSIKQFFMGVVTGKRSRLLPPVDSMEGIWDMQEEAAVMQMLAYSFVGGPQKLQAKIESFLQQTGVNEIMATAHIYDQTARLHSYTLFAQLMQQINA; encoded by the coding sequence ATGGAAACAAATGAAAAAAGAAAAATTGCCTGGTCGGTATTAGACCTCGCAACCGTGTTGGAAGGGAAAACAGCCGCTGATTCATTCGCCAACAGTCTGGCGCTGGCCAAACATGCAGAAAGCCTGGATTATACCCGCTTCTGGCTGGCCGAACATCACAATATGATAGGAGTTGCCAGTTCGGCCACCTCCATATTAATCGGCCACATAGCCGGTGGCACCCAAACCATACGGGTAGGGTCGGGGGGCATTATGTTACCCAACCATGCACCGCTGGTAGTGGCAGAACAATTTGGCACCCTGGCCTCTTTGTATCCCGGCCGTATTGATCTGGGCCTGGGCCGTGCCCCTGGTACCGATCAGTTAACCGCCAGGGCTTTGCGGGGCGAGAACTTTCATGCACAGCACAATTTCCCGGCCGACATTCAAAAGCTGCAACGCTTTTTCTCCGCCGAAAACAGCACCGCCAGTGTACGCGCCATACCAGGAGAAGGTTTAGATATTCCTATCTGGATATTAGGCTCCAGCACCGACAGCGCCCTGCTGGCCGCAGCTATGGGATTACCTTATGCTTTTGCCAGCCATTTTGCTCCCACTTACTTTATGCAGGCCATTGAGCTGTACCGCAAAAACTTCCAGCCATCTCAATGGTTACAACAGCCTTACGTAATATCCTGCGTGAATGTAGTAGCTGCCGATACGGATGCCGAAGCAGAACGTTTGACCACTTCAATAAAGCAGTTTTTTATGGGAGTGGTAACCGGCAAACGCAGCCGTTTATTACCACCGGTTGACAGCATGGAAGGCATATGGGATATGCAGGAAGAAGCGGCTGTGATGCAAATGCTGGCTTACTCGTTTGTGGGAGGACCGCAAAAGCTACAAGCCAAAATAGAAAGTTTTCTCCAGCAAACGGGCGTAAACGAGATAATGGCTACAGCGCATATCTACGATCAAACAGCACGTTTACATTCTTATACACTGTTTGCACAACTGATGCAACAGATCAACGCTTAA
- a CDS encoding patatin-like phospholipase family protein codes for MIQPETTSNTYRPFVLSGGGARGYAHLGVLKAFSEKHIYPEAIAATSSGSMIAAFICDGYTPDEVNTLFHSTKLSLSMQWNNLKSGLLSLKTVEQVLKTYLRSTTFEQLKIPLYITATNYTNGTRAVFSKGPIIPAIMAASSIPILFSPVTIEGIPYVDGGLSGNLPAEVLVPQYRDIIGVHVNPIRPYNPADSIMANVERTLNMAIHEPVTISRLLCSQFIEPEALREFGTFDFKKFPAMYTVGLEYTRQLLAQPAPVSAQTH; via the coding sequence ATGATTCAACCTGAGACTACATCCAACACCTATAGACCATTTGTACTCTCTGGCGGCGGCGCCCGTGGTTACGCCCACCTGGGTGTATTAAAAGCTTTTTCTGAAAAGCATATTTACCCGGAAGCTATTGCCGCCACCAGTTCCGGATCGATGATAGCCGCTTTTATTTGCGACGGTTACACGCCAGACGAGGTAAACACCCTTTTCCATAGCACCAAACTGAGTTTGTCTATGCAATGGAACAACCTCAAATCGGGATTATTATCTCTCAAAACCGTAGAGCAGGTATTGAAAACTTACTTGCGCAGCACTACTTTCGAGCAGCTGAAAATACCGTTGTATATCACCGCTACCAACTATACCAATGGCACCCGTGCCGTTTTTAGCAAGGGGCCTATCATTCCGGCTATTATGGCCGCATCGTCTATTCCTATCCTGTTTTCTCCGGTAACCATAGAGGGCATTCCTTATGTGGACGGGGGCTTATCCGGTAACCTGCCTGCCGAGGTACTGGTTCCTCAATACCGGGATATTATAGGGGTACACGTTAATCCTATCCGCCCCTACAATCCGGCCGACAGTATTATGGCTAATGTTGAGCGCACTTTAAACATGGCTATTCATGAACCTGTTACCATTAGCCGGCTGCTATGCAGTCAGTTTATAGAACCGGAAGCATTACGGGAATTTGGCACTTTCGATTTTAAAAAGTTTCCCGCCATGTACACGGTGGGCCTGGAATATACCCGCCAGTTACTGGCGCAGCCTGCTCCGGTGTCGGCGCAAACGCATTAA
- a CDS encoding OB-fold protein, with amino-acid sequence MSRAQQPKKPDHIRWILYVALLFVAAFCVRWITNRKPAEPDVIAANKALDPNAKTIQATDLYSQYTNNESKADDTFKGETILITGKIVTIDNGGGYIVLAGKEPYGSMGIQCMFDDENTVSRLSKLQTVTVEGRVRGRKINVIVKDCVVKSTAL; translated from the coding sequence ATGAGCAGAGCACAACAACCTAAAAAGCCCGATCACATCCGTTGGATTCTTTATGTAGCCTTATTATTTGTAGCTGCATTTTGTGTAAGATGGATAACCAACCGTAAGCCTGCTGAACCTGATGTTATTGCTGCTAACAAAGCTTTAGATCCCAATGCCAAAACCATACAAGCTACTGATTTATACAGCCAGTATACCAATAATGAGTCGAAAGCTGATGATACCTTTAAAGGTGAAACCATTTTAATAACCGGTAAAATTGTAACCATTGATAATGGTGGCGGCTATATAGTGCTGGCAGGCAAAGAGCCTTATGGTTCCATGGGTATACAGTGCATGTTTGACGATGAAAATACCGTTTCGCGTTTAAGCAAACTGCAAACTGTAACCGTGGAAGGTCGCGTTAGAGGTCGTAAAATAAATGTAATTGTAAAGGATTGTGTGGTAAAAAGTACTGCTTTATAA
- a CDS encoding helix-turn-helix domain-containing protein, translating into MEITAASPYITKREKEILALVAEGYTSSSIANKLYLSIRTVENHRMNILKKLSAKNTATMIKRAQEENLLVH; encoded by the coding sequence ATGGAAATAACAGCAGCCAGCCCTTACATTACCAAAAGAGAGAAAGAGATACTTGCACTGGTAGCAGAGGGGTACACCAGCAGCTCAATAGCCAACAAGCTATACCTGAGCATTCGCACAGTAGAAAATCACCGGATGAATATTCTAAAGAAGTTAAGCGCCAAAAACACCGCCACTATGATAAAGCGGGCGCAAGAAGAAAATCTGTTAGTTCATTAG